In Stigmatopora nigra isolate UIUO_SnigA chromosome 11, RoL_Snig_1.1, whole genome shotgun sequence, the following proteins share a genomic window:
- the LOC144204066 gene encoding uncharacterized protein LOC144204066 isoform X1, whose product MSHFRGQIRGPHWGAKRDNVLIDFWKKHECLFNSSLESFYDRDMKTKLWSECAVMLGKSVSDVVRRSRSLRTQYGRVLWHPERVNTFQQRMLREKLDFLRPYIVRRRGDCYPEDKSDDHEDDEGEIETEGSNDHETGTSTFGSPLDDEEAGEDPNEEFPSEASISLPSSCCQKTQPHLAEPMSFSFEPDNAEDLPDVSDQLAAANLPNHDVLCQFVNVMLSDMRQIKDNMVIIRLRRDITDLVCKAVEEDMQRRIPLPTAQQEENTQLPTSSKPQKYLQRFLKRKNRGPVKHTRRISRNQAGQTLEMNGNVPHSLIQASEIKLEIDPLMVKTEDQAITVI is encoded by the exons ATGTCACATTTTCGTGGTCAGATTCGGGGACCACACTGGGGTGCCAAAAGGGATAACGTTTTAATAGATTTCTGGAAAAAACACGAATGTTTGTTTAATTCGTCGCTGGAGTCTTTCTACGATAGGGACATGAAAACAAAGCTGTGGTCTGAGTGCGCTGTGATGCTCGGGAAATCTG TAAGTGATGTTGTAAGAAGATCCAGATCTCTTCGTACTCAGTATGGGAGGGTGTTATGGCACCCAGAGAGGGTCAACACTTTTCAGCAAAGGATGCTCAGAGAGAAATTGGATTTTCTGAGACCTTACATTGTCCGTAGACGAGGCGATTGCTATCCC GAAGATAAGTCTGATGATCATGAAGATGATGAGGGTGAGATTGAAACTGAGGGGAGTAATGATCATGAGACAGGTACAAGTACTTTTGGAAGCCCTTTGGATGATGAGGAGGCTGGAGAAGACCCAAATGAGGAATTTCCATCTGAGGCATCTATCTCACTCCCTTCTTCCTGCTGCCAAAAGACACAGCCTCATCTTGCAGAGCCCATGTCCTTTAGCTTTGAACCTGACAACGCCGAAGACTTGCCTGATGTTTCTGATCAATTAGCAGCAGCAAATCTACCAAACCATGATGTACTTTGCCAGTTTGTGAATGTCATGTTGTCAGATATGCGGCAGATTAAAGACAACATGGTGATTATCCGACTTCGTAGAGATATCACTGACTTGGTGTGTAAAGCAGTGGAAGAGGACATGCAGAGACGTATTCCACTGCCCACTGCACAGCAAGAAGAGAACACACAGCTGCCGACCTCCTCCAAACCTCAAAAGTACTTGCAAAGgtttttgaagagaaagaaCAGAGGACCTGTAAAGCACACAAGGAGGATTTCCAGGAACCAAGCTGGTCAGACActtgaaatgaatggaaatgttcCTCATTCTTTAATTCAGGCTTCAGAGATCAAATTAGAAATTGATCCACTCATGGTGAAGACAGAAGATCAGGCAATTACAGTTATTTGA
- the LOC144204066 gene encoding uncharacterized protein LOC144204066 isoform X2, whose protein sequence is MLREKLDFLRPYIVRRRGDCYPEDKSDDHEDDEGEIETEGSNDHETGTSTFGSPLDDEEAGEDPNEEFPSEASISLPSSCCQKTQPHLAEPMSFSFEPDNAEDLPDVSDQLAAANLPNHDVLCQFVNVMLSDMRQIKDNMVIIRLRRDITDLVCKAVEEDMQRRIPLPTAQQEENTQLPTSSKPQKYLQRFLKRKNRGPVKHTRRISRNQAGQTLEMNGNVPHSLIQASEIKLEIDPLMVKTEDQAITVI, encoded by the exons ATGCTCAGAGAGAAATTGGATTTTCTGAGACCTTACATTGTCCGTAGACGAGGCGATTGCTATCCC GAAGATAAGTCTGATGATCATGAAGATGATGAGGGTGAGATTGAAACTGAGGGGAGTAATGATCATGAGACAGGTACAAGTACTTTTGGAAGCCCTTTGGATGATGAGGAGGCTGGAGAAGACCCAAATGAGGAATTTCCATCTGAGGCATCTATCTCACTCCCTTCTTCCTGCTGCCAAAAGACACAGCCTCATCTTGCAGAGCCCATGTCCTTTAGCTTTGAACCTGACAACGCCGAAGACTTGCCTGATGTTTCTGATCAATTAGCAGCAGCAAATCTACCAAACCATGATGTACTTTGCCAGTTTGTGAATGTCATGTTGTCAGATATGCGGCAGATTAAAGACAACATGGTGATTATCCGACTTCGTAGAGATATCACTGACTTGGTGTGTAAAGCAGTGGAAGAGGACATGCAGAGACGTATTCCACTGCCCACTGCACAGCAAGAAGAGAACACACAGCTGCCGACCTCCTCCAAACCTCAAAAGTACTTGCAAAGgtttttgaagagaaagaaCAGAGGACCTGTAAAGCACACAAGGAGGATTTCCAGGAACCAAGCTGGTCAGACActtgaaatgaatggaaatgttcCTCATTCTTTAATTCAGGCTTCAGAGATCAAATTAGAAATTGATCCACTCATGGTGAAGACAGAAGATCAGGCAATTACAGTTATTTGA